A region of the Drosophila ananassae strain 14024-0371.13 chromosome XL, ASM1763931v2, whole genome shotgun sequence genome:
ATATTCGATATTCGATAGGAAAGTGATTAGagaatggaaaaaaatcaaataattctCAAGTAGTAGTAGTAGACTGTGTATCCTATTGCattttgatttctttttttccaaGAAGAACTGTCTTCTGGCGGTGTCTTCTGGTGGTGTCTTCCATTCTATACTTGGAACTAGCCAACCAATCGAACCATTCCATTGCATTACAATGAGTTTCGTGGTAGACCAACAAGAGGGCTCTTACGGAGAAACCGTTAAAGAAGAACGCTTATCGATTCTTCGCTTTATGGCCAATTGAGAGATCAGTTCCACTGTGCGGCGTCTTTCGGGCTTGTAGACTCTCTTCTCGTCGCgagtctctctctctctcttgctcTCCGGTCGTGCTGGCCACAATTTCAATTTCgttgcttgttttttttattatttatttttgttgttgttattttaaTATGATTCACACACACCCGCACCAGAAACCAGTTTGTTGTGCCAGAGAGTGTAGGGGACAGAGGGGAGTTTGAGTTCCAGTCGCTTTATTTTCagaaaactgaaactgagaAATTATTATGGCCTGGCTCTTATTTGTCTTGTTTGCAGATGCAGtttctttggtttttatttaaatttaagggATTTTGGGCCAAGAAACCATTCAAAATAAGGGGTTAgcacttaaaaaattataataattgaTCATCTATCGATTATTAATCGATTTTTTGCATATATAGCTTCTAGATAGTGTTTCTAGTACAGTTTTGTTATTATcattcttaaattttatttaaaaaatgctaCCTTACCGTTTTCTACAGCGTTAAGAGCTTCAATAATCgataatttatcgataaagagggctttaaaaatattacggTTAATCGTAGAActcttttaatatttctttatatttgCTTTTTACAATTCTAGTTCTTTTTTTAAGAGAATTATACCAGAAGCCTAAAAAATGTATGTATCTAACTGGCATCTATCGATAGTTATCGATGCAGTAATCGAAAAACTAGATGTTTGAGTTAAGGGATAAAATAGTAATGaatttccttaaaaattaTATCAAAATGAGTATcaaaagtataaaaattaaagcttatattactttttttttagtttaaatcAAAACAGATATTATATCTCAAATCCCACAACTAATAAAGCCAAATAATAAAtcagaaatgtaaaaaatgcaaatataaTCACTAAATTAGCCCCTAGTGCATTgggaatatataatattttgacTATCAAATCGCCACTAATACTAATTACACCTCTAATTACTGACTAAGATTAGAGAGTCTATATTATGGACTGTAATAGTGTTCGATGAGTTACACAATCCCCGAGAGAAGCGATCTCCCAGACAGACTATCATATCATATCATAGTTATGGTTCCCCAGCTGcctttctttatttatttattatttgtttctttttttttttttgaggcgATAAGAGAGACAGTTTTCAGTTTccatatttattgtttattatttctatttattttatttttatttgttgataAGCCCGAAGACGTTatgggaaaatattttatgatagACAAGGGGGTCttggaaatgtttataattttcttgAGAGACCGAGACTGATGTCTGGATGAATTTGGTTTATTGATCGATGATACCTTATCGCAGAGGGCCGGGACTAGGTCCCAGGAGTAGGGGTTACCATCACATCACTCAACCGGGAGAGTGTTGACATCCGTGAGATGATGGCTAGTTCCATTTATCAAACGGAGTAGACCTCCTAGACCCGACAGACTGTGAGATAGTGGTGTTTGGAGGCCCAGGGGCATCAATCAATAGCTGCTTTCTTTCTTCATTTTAATCCGTTTTAATGAGCCAGATCTCCAGAGCAGTAAAGAGTGACTCAAGGCGATGAGCCATCTCATCTCTTAACTCTTAACAAAAAGCCCTAACCTGATCTCTGGTGACTTCATCGCACTATATAAGACTAGACCCCAAATATAGAGTCTTATTATGTGATTGACCTCTTCGGGGGTTAGGACATCAACTCCATAAAGGAACAACTGCCATAATCGCCTCTatgatttccatttccattaattttagTTGCCTCCGCCTTGGTGGAGTGCTTGGGAAATATGATAAGCTGGCGTTGTGCCCCAGATTGTGGTTGGAAAATATGAGAAAAACTATACATAGCTACAAGTATATAAAGCTTTTAATTCCGCAAAGATAAGATCTCTTTTCTTTGTATAGAGTATATAAAGGAATCCTTTCAGAGAGACTAGACTATCCATATTTTATGGGTGCTTGGCATGCCTATGTTCTAGTTTGGAATAAAGTCTCTATAAGGTGTGGGTCGCCACCCACCTTTTTAACCAAAACGGCCAAAAACAGCTCTGTTTCCAAGATGATACAGTTGCTCATCAACGAGTTTTGATCTTAAATGGGAATATATCATAAATTTGCTCAGTTTATTAATAGAACTTGCCCATCTCTTGTGGCTTGTTTTTTTAATCGtaaaaaaattgtagaaaaaaaaccaaaaaacatgACACAATTTCTTGGGtctttttgttttctgaatGAAATGACAAATCAGAGTGTTTGCATCTCTGTGGGCTCTCTGAGGAATGAATCAACCTGAACTCCCCCACCAGCTCATGAACTCATGAAACATGAATGATGCCCATTTCGCATGCCATCCGGTGATGGCCAAAGAAATTATGTTTGCTCTCCCAGTATCCGTCGATGAGTCATAGAGGAGAttgaggaggaggagccacCTCCACCAACGGTTGAACTCTTCCTGAAATTCCAAACACAGAGCCATCATATCATCCCTCGTCCTCGTACCACTTTGTAGGTGGCCTGCCTTCGACAAGGTCGCTTTGTTTTCTCTACTCTTTGTACTTAGGACCTCATCTTTCTTCTTTCTTCTCTCTGTTCTCCCTCTTCTCTGTTCCTTTATGCGGGCGGCGATGTAAAGCGGCTGGGAGGAAGGACGATGGAGGGCCCAGAGACGAGGAAACCAGTTTTTGGGCCTCCGGATTCACGTTTACCTTCAGTTACAAGGGTCCACTGAAGGAAAATCTTCTCAAAGATAACTAGATTCTTCTACTTTCTACAAGATTGCAAGAACAATTTGCAAAATGAAGCATTTGGTTTCAGGGTTTATcgatttttatcgataaattatgCTCTGAATTATAGAAGCATGGGTGATGGGGCTAAGAAATCTCTAAATGTGCTTTTTTAGAAAGAAAATTGATATAATTAAAGTATTTCAAACTCTAGACTAACTGGGCTTATCGATTTTTATCGATAAGTTATTGAAAAGTATGTCTTAACTCTCTAAGAAGTCTCTGAAATGTCTTAAGAAGTCTCTTCTAAAACAAATGACTAACTGAAGTATGTTTCGGAGTAAATAAAGTGTTTAAAACTAAGGTTTATCGGCTTTATCGATAATTTATGGTAAAAGTATGCTAAATAATGGGTTGTATAACTAAGAAGTATCAGAAAATGCTATTTTTGATAGGAAAAGTGATAATAAATACTTAAAATTGATTAATTTCTACTAAGGcttatcgataaattattcaaatagTGTTGTTTTTGTCTTAGACTGATAAAAAATGAAGAATTTAGGACTCTGGCCTATcgaatttatcgataaattattaaaaattgcaATAAAACATGAATCCTATGATTAAGAAGTGTCTGAAAATGCTTTTTTGCACTAAAAAACTGATTATTATTACAATTATGACTAAGATTATACGATTAAAGACTGATTCGTTCGATAAAGAAGATCATAGACTTATGTAATCGATTTAATCATCGAAATCAGTGTGTGACATTTTGAGAACTTGGCCTTAACTGCATTTGATatttggtttttggccaacagGTTTTTGGACAAAAAAAGCAGACTCTGTCTGGTTTGAAGTGCGTTTTATTTTCCTCCACTCTTTTTTTGTTCGAGTGTAGCTGGGGTGAGCATCTTGCCACGTAATGAGGCACATGATGAATCATTTGTACCTGCCCCTGCCTCCTCCTCCGACCACTTCTCcggcttttgttattttttgtttttcttgtttcgGGCGGCAGGTGATGCCTCAGAGTTCGGTTTTGGATCATTTGTCGAGCAGCTGCTGGcagctcctttttttttgttgtatctTTTGTTCGGAGCGGGAGGGAGGGTTCCCGAACCGGTTCCCGAAACCCCGAAACCCAAACCCAAAACCGATTTacgcgcaaaaaaaaactaaaaaacaaatggcagtttttgttttctggaATGCTGCGGATATCCTCCTCGGGCCGGGGATTAAAAACGAATCACTCGAGGGGTCATCGTTCTCCTCCCAGAGAGCACTTGTCCAAATCCCTGAACTAATCCCTTCTTTGTTGTCCTTTCTTGCAGATACTTCCTACGAGAAGGCTTGCCGTCGAGGATCCGCACCCACAACGCCCATCCTGGGCAGCAAACAGCACCAGACGGAGCACAATGCTACCTCCAGATTCACAAATTTCTTTTCCAAAAAGTGAGTTTAATAGCTCCCTCTTGGTATTCCCATTTTTATAGCTCTATTACCTTGTTCCAGGTCTAATCCGCTGAAGCGGACTAAGTCGGTGACCAAGCTGGAGCGCACCAAACGCGGTTCTGGCGGCCTGAGGGGCTCCCGTTCCCACGAGAGTCTGCTGTCCAGTCACGCCGTCATGTCCACCATAGGTAGGTGATAGTACTTCACTCTTAAAAGAGCAATCTCTAACCAAATCCCTTTCAGATCTCTCCTGCACTGGAGCTGTGGGCGTGGCGCCTGTACACCAGTCGGTGCTGGGACGACGGCACTGCTTCCAGGTGCGCGGCGGGCCGCGGGGCGAACGCTACTACTCGTGCGGTTCGCGCCAGGAGCGCGATCTCTGGATCTACTCGCTGCGCAAGTCGATAGCCCCCAATGCCGAGCACACCCGTCGCACCGACAACTCCCTGAAGATGTGGGTGTACGAGGCCAAGAACCTGCCGCCCAAGAAGCGCTACTTCTGCGAACTGCAACTGGACAAGACCCTCTACGGCCGGACGTCCGTCAAGCTGCAAACGGATCTGTTGTTCTGGGGCGAGCACTTCGACTTCCCGGACATCCCTGAGATCAATGTCATCACCGTCAACGTGTTTCGTGAGGTggacaagaagaagaagcgcgACAAGTACCAGTTTGTGGGCTCCGTGAAGATACCAGTGCACGAGGTGACCTCCAGATTGCCGTGCGAACACTGGTATCCGATACTGAGCGAGAAGGCGGGCGACAGCCTGGGACGGCAATCGGGCGGCGGGGGCGGTGGGAGCTCCAAGGAGAAGGAACAGGTGCCGACGCTACGGATCAAGTGCCGCTTCCAGAGCACCGACATCCTGCCCATCAACATCTACGCCAACTTCCTGGCCTACCTCAAGGAGAACTACAAGAAGGTGTGCGAGACCCTGGAGCCGGTCATCGGTGTCAAGGCCAAGGAGGACATTGGCCAGGCTCTGGTGCTGCTGATGCACGCCCAGGGCTTGGCCGGCGCCTTCCTCACCGACGTGGTGGCCCTGGATCTGTTGCGCGTGGGAGACCAGCGGCTGACCTTCCGCGGCAACTCCCTGGCCACCAAGAGCATGGAGGCCTTCCTGAAGCTCACCGGCGAACAGTATCTCCAGGACACCCTCTCGACACCCATCTGCGATCTGATCCAGTCGGAGCGGGACTGTGAGGTGGATCCCACCAAGGCTACCGGCTCCTCGGCGGGCTCCCTGCAACGTCAGCAGGCCGCCCTGCGCAGTGCGGTGcggggggcgtggcagtgcATCTTTGAGTCGCACAAGCACTTCCCCGCCCAGCTGCGCAACTGCTTCGCTACGTTCCGGGAGCGATTGCAGCAACTAGGACGGCAGGACATGGCCGACAACCTGATCTCGGCCAGCATTTTCTTGCGCTTCCTGTGCCCGGCGATCCTGTCGCCGTCGCTCTTCAACATCACCACCGAACTGCCGTCGGCGCGGGCCACCCGCAACCTGACCCTGGTGGCCAAGACCCTACAGACGCTGGCCAACTTCACCCGGTTCCAGGGCAAGGAGAACTTCATGGAGTTCCTCAACGATTTCCTCGAACAGGAGGCGTCGCGCATGCAGCAGTTCCTGGAGATCATATCGACCAGGCCGGAGCACCCGGCCCCAGACTCTATCCTCGACTGGGCCGGCTACATAGACCAGGGCAAGCAACTGTCCATCCTGCACAGCCTGCTGAGCGAGAGCCTGGCCAAGCTGCCGGAGGCCAGGCAGCACGAGCTGGATCCCCTGCAGCACATCCTCGACGAGATCACTCGCGCCAAGGAGCAGGGAAACCTGGGCATGGCCCTACCCGGCGGCTACCTGCCGGCCACATCCTCCACCCACTCGATAGCCAGTGAGAACCAGGAGAACCGTAATCCGGGTGGAGGTGGCTCCAATCAGGGCTCGGTTACGGCAGCGGGTTCCGCCAATCCGGAGCAACTGATGACGCAGCAGAGCCAGCTGGCCCAGCCGCAGCATGCCATCGTCAGCAAGCCGATGTCCGCGGAGCGGGGCATCATGAGGGGCGTCCTGACGCCCAACTCCCTGGAGAAGAACATCTTCCGGTACAATGATCCCACGGTGAACGGCTtgttgcaacagcagcagcagcagcagatgcagcagcagcagatgcaacagcaacagatgcaacagcagcagcagcagcatcatctgcagcaacatcagcatcCCCTCCAGCTGCTGTCCAACTCCCAGACCTCGATTGCCGGCAATCAGTACATCAACTcaccaggaggaggaggcaacggaggaggaggagtaggAGGTGGCCTGCAGCACGCCCAGTCCCAGACATCGATGGCGTCCTCCTCCCTcaacggcagcagcagcaacctgTTGCACCATCACGCCCAGCAACTGCATCCGGGCCACCACTGCCCGCCGGCACCACAGACCAGTGCCTCCAGCACCATGGAGCGAATGGATCGCCTCAACTATCCCATGTATGGGAACAATGGCAATGACTACGAGGCTAGTACTCCATCCAGTACACGTTCCAGGACACTACCAAGGAATGCCAACAACATTgtcagcaacaacaacaacaataacaataacaaccaGAGTGGCAGCTACGATGACATGCACGGTGACTTCCAGATCCAAATCTCTGGCCTGGACACGAGCAGTGCCTTTGTCTGCAAATCCCCCACCCCGATGATGAAGTCCATGGGAGCAGCCGGTGGCAATGGCGGGGGCGGTGGACGACACAAGCTGAATCTGGGCATTCCCGATCATTCCGGGGGGCACTATGGCCGCGGCAGCAACCTGAATCCCAACTCGAATATGCCCAAGAATCTGGAGGATCTCGACGATCTGTTCAAGTATGCCGAGGAGCATGACGCGGCCGAGCAGACGGCCATGTCCGGCCACCAGCATCAGGTGTATCCGATGACCCAGATCCATCTGCTGAAGCCCCAGAACGGCGGCAATCCCGGCAAGGAGCAGCTGTCCGCGAAGAGCAGTCATTGCAGCTCCGGCTACCAGAGCATCTCCACGAATCCGTCGCCCTCGCAGTCCTCCAGTCCCGTGGAGAGCCAGCTGAAGGCAACGATGGGTCACATTGCGCCCCTGGCCTTCAAGAATCCCTCATACCAGCTGCAGCCCAATCAGAGCTCGACAGGATCGACGGGAAGAGGTGGaggaggcagtggcagtggcggcggtggtggagTCTCTGGTGGTGGGAATCGTGAGCAGTTCTCCAGCCAGCGTTTGAAACCCCTTGGGGGTGGACTGGTGGCGGCCCGGGCTGCCTTCTTGAATAGCGGCGGAACCCTGGACGCGGCCACCCTGACGCCCAGCTCCTCGGACGAACAGCTCTCGGCGGACAACTACTACACATatgcggcggcagcggcagccgGGGCTGGGATGTCGGCCACCAAACTGGAGGCCCAGCGATCCCtgagcggcggcagcagctcctcgACCTCCGCCTCCACCTCGAATCTGGGCAAGGTCTCTGCGGCCTATGGGCGCCTGAACGGAGCCCTCAAGCGGGAGGATGTCTACGGCAGTGGATACGGAGGAAGCAGCGGTAATCTGGGCTATGGAATGGCCACACCCGGAGGCGGGGTCCAGCATCCGCATCAGCGCGAAAGAGAGAGGGAGCGCGAGAGAGAGCGGGAGAGGGAGCAGGAACTGAAGCAGTTCGGTGGCAATGGAGGAGGAGGCAGTGGAGCAGGCAACTCGGCGGCCCAGCGGCGTCTCAGCTTGGACTCGGCACGTACGCTCTCCGACAGTAGCACGGATACAGAGGGTAAGGGTGAACCATAAGGATCTCCAAAGGACCACTCCTAACGAACAGTATCTATCTTTCCAGGACACTGCAATCAGCTGCAGGAAGGTAAGCGACGTCGTCACCTGCGCAGCAGTGGCGGCAGCAACGGCGGCCAGGATCAGGCCAGGATTTCTGGCCAAGATCAGGCCGGCCTCAGCAAGGGCTATGACCAAAATGGAGAGATCCAGCTACTGCAGCAGACGCTGGACACGCTCCGGCACACCCTCGACCGGGATGAGGCCGAGCTGCGTGACTCCAGCGACGAACTGTTCGGATTGCAGCGTCCGGCCGGGCAGAATGGCTCCAATGGAGCCAATAACCTTAGCCTGCAGTCCGAGTCCACCATGCGCAGCATTATCGACAGGTAAGAGTAGAGGATATATGTAAGAAGGATAACATACCATTTAGGGGGAAAAGAGTCACTTTTTCTTgaatttttcttaaaattatgAACTTTCTTGAACCACAAACTTTTTCCACTGTCAGACTGTCAATAAACTGTGTTGGTAAACACTGAAACAAGTGTTTAACAAGACAAGAAAGTGTCCTAGTCACGGTCGCCATATTTTGTTCGCCTACTAAtccttttgtttgttttctggATTCCACAGACTCATCACCATGGAGGAGGAACTGCGTCGCGAGCAGCTGAAGATGTCCCTGGCCCTGTCCCACAAGCAGCGAGTGATCGAGGAGCAGGGCCAGCAGATAGCGGCGCTGGACGCGGCCAACAGCCGGCTGTTAAGCGCCCTGACCGCCCTCCGGCAGCGCTACGAGACGCAGCAACaggcgcagcagcaacaacagacgcaacagcagcagcagcagcaccaagCACCACCAAAGAAATAGAAGCCACACTGAGTGGACCAGGAAGAGCAGGGAGCAGGATAGTGGATAGTGGATAGAGGATAAAGGATAGTGGATAGAGAGAACTCCATGTAGGAGGAGTACGAATAATTCGGAGACCAAGAAGAAATCGAAAGAAACCTATTGACGGTGGCATCCAAAGATGCTCAAACACACCATTTTCGGGAGCGAtatctttttgtttatttttttttagctattttttttgtatgctACATAAATTATACTACATGTTTAATATATAAACTACACATAACATACACACACCATAAAACTCTATCAATAATTTCTCAATCTATGTTATAAAAATGGAAGGAAACAAGAAACCAACAAACAAATGTGAAAAGCTAAACACTGAGGTGGCACTAAGATGGATATATGTATGATCCTTGAGAGATCGGAGCAGGCAGTGCGAGGAATGAAAGAGAAAAGCAAGAACAAGTTAAGATaatgaataaaattataacCAAAGTTAgacaaaaattgtatatatttgttaattatttaaatgggGGGAGGTTGTGGTTTAAACACTTTTCCAACACTGTtatttggtgactgttactgACATTTCAGAGTTGCCATCTTTTTAAAACCAAGTAGGCCTCGATATCCTAGTAGGCTTGGCCTGCAGAATCTGTTAGGCCCTTGGCGAAAATCCCTAAATGGGTCATATCAGTCACCGCTCTCGAGCGGAAAGGTTCAAtaccttcttttatttttttaaaaatatttattgaaaaaactttcatttattttatttttattaacattGTGCCTTGGTGTCGGCAGCTGCCtggttttcttatttttattcatcacttcttattttattttctaaaccATTTAATCCTGGTTTCTCATTCTGTGGCACTGGAGATGCTTCTTTCAAGATTTTtcctcttttattttatattttattaaaacctttgatttcttattttatttttattttcaaaccATATAGAAGTGGTCCTTCATTCTGTGGCAGTGGAGATGCTCCACTCGAGTCACTGTATCTCAAAGCGATGAAGTTTCTAATctgtttttcttattttctcttattttttaaactattattttattaaaaataaactcttGTAGCTTGTTTTCTGGCATTGAAGCACTGGAGATGCTTTATTGGCgtctttgtttttctttttttgcttttatttttatctttatggACCACTGGGGTCTCTGGCATCTGCAGAGCCTGGGGTACTTCCACATTAGCTCTTggttttatttcttattttttatttttaatttcatttataaACTTAGAACTTCATACTGCGGCACTGGAGATGCTCCATGAACctgatacatttttttaatggcATACCAAGTATTTTCGGTAACGAGTTCGAactcttcctttttttaatcTCTTTTCTTGGTCTCTAAAAGTTCTATGAATGTGGAAGGCTTTGGCGTACcctttttcttatttattttttattccaaaacTTAACGAAATTCCGTTTGTGTTTTGGTTACTAATCTATGTTACTTGTttatattatttcttatttaattcTTGTGGACCATatcgatagctatatctcagccaattcttatccgattcttgagcggaataccttaatcgatttgtggatcgatttccagtaattctgcatcaaaatctggacagaaaatattttttgaaaattttccaattttttgtggggcatcccctttaaaatcctggatttccgtaCTTGGCCCATATCGATAGCTAtgtatatctcagccaattcttatccgattcttgagcggaataccttaatcgatttgtggatcgatttccagtaattctgcatcaaaatctggacagaaaatattttttgaaaattttccaattttttgtggggcatccccttcaaaatcctggatttccgtacttggcccatatcgatagctatatctcagccaattctcatccgatccttaagcggaatacctcaaacgatttgtggatcgatttccagtaattctgcatcaaaatctggacagaaaatattttttgaaaatttttcaattttttgtggggcatccccttcaaaatcctggatttccgtacttggcccatatcgatagctatatctcagccaattcttatccgattcatgagcggaataccttaatcgatttgtggatcgatttccagtaattctgcatcaaaatctgaacagaaaatattatttgaaaatttttcaattttttgtggggcatccccttcaaaatcctggatttccgtaCTTGGCCCATATCGATAGcaatatctcagccaattcttatccgattcatgagcggaataccttaatcgatttgtggatcgatttccagtaattctgcatcaaaatctggacagaaaatattatttgaaaatttttcaattttttgtggggcatccccttcaaaatcctggatttccgtaCTTGACCCATatcgatagctatatctcagccaattcttatccaattcataagcggaataccttaatcgatttgtggatcgagaTCCagtaattctgcatcaaaatctgaacagaaaatattatttgaaaatttttcaattttttgtggggcatccccttcaaaatcctggatttccgtTCTTGGCCCacgtccatagctatatctcagccaattctcattcgatccttaagcggaatacctcaaacgatttgtggatcgatttccagtaattctgcatcaaaatctggacagaaaatattttttgaaaatttttcaattttttgtggggcatccccttcaaaatcctggatttccgtTCTTGGCCCacgtccatagctatatctcagccaattctcatt
Encoded here:
- the LOC6502225 gene encoding ras GTPase-activating protein raskol isoform X4; translation: MGRRTYLSRASAISYPSRIEGWLDVCETEGELTRLIKTLPWGPLYCVLQQDDQTFTAYCSEEISLGDVCYEDIPRIRLDRVRRPAKALWDGPPTLAEENEDSDSCIGSGSGSGGMSGINDIVLNTTLYNDLGEYKSKTLPRIHFDTALNDTSLNEDTSYEKACRRGSAPTTPILGSKQHQTEHNATSRFTNFFSKKSNPLKRTKSVTKLERTKRGSGGLRGSRSHESLLSSHAVMSTIDLSCTGAVGVAPVHQSVLGRRHCFQVRGGPRGERYYSCGSRQERDLWIYSLRKSIAPNAEHTRRTDNSLKMWVYEAKNLPPKKRYFCELQLDKTLYGRTSVKLQTDLLFWGEHFDFPDIPEINVITVNVFREVDKKKKRDKYQFVGSVKIPVHEVTSRLPCEHWYPILSEKAGDSLGRQSGGGGGGSSKEKEQVPTLRIKCRFQSTDILPINIYANFLAYLKENYKKVCETLEPVIGVKAKEDIGQALVLLMHAQGLAGAFLTDVVALDLLRVGDQRLTFRGNSLATKSMEAFLKLTGEQYLQDTLSTPICDLIQSERDCEVDPTKATGSSAGSLQRQQAALRSAVRGAWQCIFESHKHFPAQLRNCFATFRERLQQLGRQDMADNLISASIFLRFLCPAILSPSLFNITTELPSARATRNLTLVAKTLQTLANFTRFQGKENFMEFLNDFLEQEASRMQQFLEIISTRPEHPAPDSILDWAGYIDQGKQLSILHSLLSESLAKLPEARQHELDPLQHILDEITRAKEQGNLGMALPGGYLPATSSTHSIASENQENRNPGGGGSNQGSVTAAGSANPEQLMTQQSQLAQPQHAIVSKPMSAERGIMRGVLTPNSLEKNIFRYNDPTVNGLLQQQQQQQMQQQQMQQQQMQQQQQQHHLQQHQHPLQLLSNSQTSIAGNQYINSPGGGGNGGGGVGGGLQHAQSQTSMASSSLNGSSSNLLHHHAQQLHPGHHCPPAPQTSASSTMERMDRLNYPMYGNNGNDYEASTPSSTRSRTLPRNANNIVSNNNNNNNNNQSGSYDDMHGDFQIQISGLDTSSAFVCKSPTPMMKSMGAAGGNGGGGGRHKLNLGIPDHSGGHYGRGSNLNPNSNMPKNLEDLDDLFKYAEEHDAAEQTAMSGHQHQVYPMTQIHLLKPQNGGNPGKEQLSAKSSHCSSGYQSISTNPSPSQSSSPVESQLKATMGHIAPLAFKNPSYQLQPNQSSTGSTGRGGGGSGSGGGGGVSGGGNREQFSSQRLKPLGGGLVAARAAFLNSGGTLDAATLTPSSSDEQLSADNYYTYAAAAAAGAGMSATKLEAQRSLSGGSSSSTSASTSNLGKVSAAYGRLNGALKREDVYGSGYGGSSGNLGYGMATPGGGVQHPHQREREREREREREREQELKQFGGNGGGGSGAGNSAAQRRLSLDSARTLSDSSTDTEGHCNQLQEGKRRRHLRSSGGSNGGQDQARISGQDQAGLSKGYDQNGEIQLLQQTLDTLRHTLDRDEAELRDSSDELFGLQRPAGQNGSNGANNLSLQSESTMRSIIDRLITMEEELRREQLKMSLALSHKQRVIEEQGQQIAALDAANSRLLSALTALRQRYETQQQAQQQQQTQQQQQQHQAPPKK
- the LOC6502225 gene encoding ras GTPase-activating protein raskol isoform X6, which produces MGRRTYLSRASAISYPSRIEGWLDVCETEGELTRLIKTLPWGPLYCVLQQDDQTFTAYCSEEISLGDVCYEDIPRIRLDRVRRPAKALWDGPPTLAEENEDSDSCIGSGSGSGGMSGINDIVLNTTLYNDLDTSYEKACRRGSAPTTPILGSKQHQTEHNATSRFTNFFSKKSNPLKRTKSVTKLERTKRGSGGLRGSRSHESLLSSHAVMSTIDLSCTGAVGVAPVHQSVLGRRHCFQVRGGPRGERYYSCGSRQERDLWIYSLRKSIAPNAEHTRRTDNSLKMWVYEAKNLPPKKRYFCELQLDKTLYGRTSVKLQTDLLFWGEHFDFPDIPEINVITVNVFREVDKKKKRDKYQFVGSVKIPVHEVTSRLPCEHWYPILSEKAGDSLGRQSGGGGGGSSKEKEQVPTLRIKCRFQSTDILPINIYANFLAYLKENYKKVCETLEPVIGVKAKEDIGQALVLLMHAQGLAGAFLTDVVALDLLRVGDQRLTFRGNSLATKSMEAFLKLTGEQYLQDTLSTPICDLIQSERDCEVDPTKATGSSAGSLQRQQAALRSAVRGAWQCIFESHKHFPAQLRNCFATFRERLQQLGRQDMADNLISASIFLRFLCPAILSPSLFNITTELPSARATRNLTLVAKTLQTLANFTRFQGKENFMEFLNDFLEQEASRMQQFLEIISTRPEHPAPDSILDWAGYIDQGKQLSILHSLLSESLAKLPEARQHELDPLQHILDEITRAKEQGNLGMALPGGYLPATSSTHSIASENQENRNPGGGGSNQGSVTAAGSANPEQLMTQQSQLAQPQHAIVSKPMSAERGIMRGVLTPNSLEKNIFRYNDPTVNGLLQQQQQQQMQQQQMQQQQMQQQQQQHHLQQHQHPLQLLSNSQTSIAGNQYINSPGGGGNGGGGVGGGLQHAQSQTSMASSSLNGSSSNLLHHHAQQLHPGHHCPPAPQTSASSTMERMDRLNYPMYGNNGNDYEASTPSSTRSRTLPRNANNIVSNNNNNNNNNQSGSYDDMHGDFQIQISGLDTSSAFVCKSPTPMMKSMGAAGGNGGGGGRHKLNLGIPDHSGGHYGRGSNLNPNSNMPKNLEDLDDLFKYAEEHDAAEQTAMSGHQHQVYPMTQIHLLKPQNGGNPGKEQLSAKSSHCSSGYQSISTNPSPSQSSSPVESQLKATMGHIAPLAFKNPSYQLQPNQSSTGSTGRGGGGSGSGGGGGVSGGGNREQFSSQRLKPLGGGLVAARAAFLNSGGTLDAATLTPSSSDEQLSADNYYTYAAAAAAGAGMSATKLEAQRSLSGGSSSSTSASTSNLGKVSAAYGRLNGALKREDVYGSGYGGSSGNLGYGMATPGGGVQHPHQREREREREREREREQELKQFGGNGGGGSGAGNSAAQRRLSLDSARTLSDSSTDTEGHCNQLQEGKRRRHLRSSGGSNGGQDQARISGQDQAGLSKGYDQNGEIQLLQQTLDTLRHTLDRDEAELRDSSDELFGLQRPAGQNGSNGANNLSLQSESTMRSIIDRLITMEEELRREQLKMSLALSHKQRVIEEQGQQIAALDAANSRLLSALTALRQRYETQQQAQQQQQTQQQQQQHQAPPKK